In Lysobacter firmicutimachus, one genomic interval encodes:
- a CDS encoding S1 family peptidase, translating into MRAAALLLLLVSSGAGAVVVRDDVPDLRYRMAASEFPALADMPGEGHGVLIAPQWVVTAAHAVSWQHAVDTVDVGGTPRAVRRIVVHPGYKQPPQAMIDAALKSGDWDAFFAFAATSDDIALIELSAPVRDIAPVRIYRGSALGKLVRIMGRGATGTGSTGHSLRGPNRTELRQGYNRISVSETRWIGYAFDAPPKALPLEASTGSGDSGGPILVAVGKQWQVAGVAAWKRGQVEGTELRPGRYGEISYGVRLGNYARWMEETMATGGDSGKSAGR; encoded by the coding sequence ATGCGTGCTGCCGCCCTGCTGCTCCTGCTGGTCTCGTCCGGCGCCGGCGCGGTCGTCGTTCGCGACGATGTCCCGGATCTGCGCTATCGCATGGCGGCCTCCGAGTTCCCGGCGCTGGCGGACATGCCCGGCGAGGGCCATGGGGTGCTTATCGCGCCGCAGTGGGTCGTGACCGCCGCCCATGCCGTGAGCTGGCAGCATGCCGTGGATACGGTGGACGTGGGCGGCACGCCTCGTGCGGTGCGCCGCATCGTCGTCCATCCGGGCTACAAACAGCCGCCTCAGGCGATGATCGACGCCGCACTGAAATCGGGCGATTGGGACGCGTTCTTCGCGTTCGCCGCTACGTCCGACGACATCGCCTTGATCGAGCTGTCCGCGCCGGTTCGCGATATCGCCCCTGTGCGCATCTACCGGGGTTCGGCCTTGGGGAAGCTCGTCCGGATCATGGGACGCGGCGCCACGGGGACGGGTTCGACGGGCCATTCGTTGCGTGGACCGAATCGGACCGAACTGCGCCAGGGCTACAACCGGATCAGCGTGTCGGAAACTCGGTGGATCGGATACGCCTTCGACGCACCGCCGAAGGCGCTGCCCTTGGAGGCGTCGACCGGTAGCGGGGACAGCGGCGGGCCGATCCTGGTCGCGGTAGGCAAGCAATGGCAGGTCGCCGGGGTCGCGGCCTGGAAGCGCGGCCAGGTCGAGGGCACGGAACTGCGCCCGGGCCGGTACGGCGAGATCAGTTACGGCGTGCGGCTGGGGAACTACGCGCGCTGGATGGAAGAGACGATGGCGACGGGCGGGGATTCCGGCAAATCCGCTGGGCGTTGA
- a CDS encoding amidase, whose protein sequence is MNPISRPDLLTAPDGAAVSPCDPTLPPIDTGLASDESAFSSAADLARRIRRKEISSFELTRHYIERIETFDKALNAVVVRDFERALEAAKRADASVARGQRLGPLHGVPMTVKESFDVSGLATTWGVPEQRDRLALNDAAVVERLKAAGAHVIGKTNVALRLGDWQSYNEVYGTTHNPWDTARSPGGSSGGSAAALAAGLSGLEFGSDIGGSIRNPAHFCGVYGHKPTYGIVPTQGHHPLGVVSAQDLNVVGPMGRSAEDLALTLDAVAGADRFRSPGWRLELPPPKTHTLRGLRVAIWPRQDFAPTSVEISDRVQEVGDALARAGAAVSDLARPDFSAKDSYVTYLSLLGSAGLVGLPDDYHRDNRRTAAQFDASDESPLAILMRARALDHRDWSDRDEARTRCRLSWRAFFGDWDVVICPISATTAYPHDHRPKPERILDVDAVRTSHYEHYFWVGLASVAYLPSTAFPSGLSRDGLPIGLQIIGPEYGDRTTIEVARLIAQALGGFRAPPGFGA, encoded by the coding sequence ATGAATCCGATTTCCAGGCCTGACTTGCTCACGGCGCCGGACGGGGCTGCGGTTTCGCCCTGCGACCCTACCCTGCCCCCGATCGACACCGGCCTCGCGTCGGACGAGTCGGCCTTTTCGTCGGCGGCCGATCTGGCGCGACGGATTCGGCGCAAGGAAATCAGTTCGTTCGAACTCACTCGACACTACATCGAACGCATCGAGACATTCGATAAAGCGTTGAATGCCGTCGTGGTGAGGGATTTCGAGCGCGCCCTGGAAGCGGCGAAGCGGGCCGATGCGTCTGTCGCCCGCGGACAGCGGTTGGGTCCGCTGCACGGCGTGCCGATGACGGTCAAGGAATCCTTCGACGTGTCCGGCTTGGCGACGACGTGGGGCGTGCCGGAGCAACGGGATCGTCTCGCCTTGAACGACGCCGCGGTAGTCGAGCGGTTGAAGGCGGCCGGCGCCCATGTCATCGGCAAAACCAACGTCGCGCTGCGGCTCGGCGATTGGCAGAGTTACAACGAGGTTTACGGCACCACCCACAACCCCTGGGACACGGCGAGGTCGCCGGGCGGATCGTCCGGCGGATCGGCCGCTGCGCTGGCGGCCGGCCTGAGCGGCCTGGAATTCGGTTCCGATATCGGCGGTTCGATCCGGAACCCGGCCCACTTCTGTGGCGTGTATGGGCACAAGCCGACCTACGGCATCGTTCCAACGCAGGGCCACCATCCTTTGGGCGTCGTATCCGCCCAGGATCTGAATGTCGTCGGGCCGATGGGGCGAAGCGCGGAGGATCTGGCGTTGACGCTGGACGCCGTAGCCGGCGCCGACCGGTTTCGATCGCCGGGCTGGAGACTGGAGCTTCCGCCGCCGAAGACGCACACGCTACGCGGCCTGCGCGTGGCGATCTGGCCCAGGCAGGATTTCGCGCCGACCTCGGTCGAGATATCGGATCGCGTGCAGGAGGTCGGAGACGCCTTGGCCCGGGCTGGCGCGGCAGTGTCCGATCTGGCGCGCCCCGACTTCTCCGCGAAGGACTCGTACGTTACCTACCTGAGTCTGTTGGGATCGGCTGGGCTCGTCGGTCTTCCGGACGACTACCATCGCGACAACCGGAGAACGGCCGCGCAGTTCGATGCGAGCGACGAATCGCCGCTGGCGATATTGATGCGTGCGCGAGCGCTGGACCATCGCGACTGGTCCGATCGCGACGAGGCGCGCACGCGCTGCCGGCTGAGCTGGCGCGCCTTCTTCGGCGACTGGGATGTCGTGATATGCCCGATTTCCGCGACGACGGCGTACCCACACGATCACCGGCCCAAGCCCGAGAGAATTCTCGACGTCGACGCGGTGCGCACTTCGCATTACGAGCACTACTTCTGGGTCGGCCTGGCGAGCGTCGCCTATCTGCCGAGCACGGCGTTTCCCAGCGGACTATCGCGCGACGGCCTTCCCATCGGCCTGCAGATCATCGGCCCGGAGTATGGCGACCGGACCACCATCGAAGTCGCCCGATTGATCGCGCAAGCGCTTGGTGGTTTTCGCGCGCCGCCGGGATTCGGCGCCTGA
- a CDS encoding amino acid adenylation domain-containing protein, with amino-acid sequence MSAPSYDGTIAVPDASPGHADFPLTDMQRLLVVSASDGMEYALHPHLYFEVERPGLDIDRFVSAIARVIERHRRNIVAVTPELRLRQVEEASAPRVSVWDLRGLSELGTRQGLMQIRHRMSHQPLPMDRWPWLDFQLTRYGDSDVRLHVNFSNLFLDQFSGLRLLSEIEQYYANPDVELPADQVGIAEVSLALAQRHEAADRARAYWTDRVATLPAPPELPLVRLHGNPGLNRRRLVIDAATWAAFTAGVALHGMSPVTALLAVYGEIVARFSGSRHFILNQMITRRLLRRIPGAESVLGNLGAIYPLEFDWRGAASLLERARRLQATIIGDLGRTDWSGVDVLEALNARHHSQGRAACPFVVSSGLAGGPQEAFGYSKLATPQVLLDHQFFALRGDRVEIVWDVVEAAFPPGFIDALCHAHEALIRSLAADPQAWTATTALVAARSPASPVETGPARPLPTGRLSDGLKAGARVAPEHPAVVCGEEALSYGELAAAAESLAKVLCAHGVRPGDRVAIVLAKGVPQTIAVYAALLAGAAYVPIDPAWPQRRIEQLVNDIGAAAILGTEAGQCPGVPVIAVRGQAAAVAAAACAGTQLPADLDPSALAYVIYTSGSTGQPKGVALDHRGPVNTILDVNGEFGIVAEDVLFGVSSLSFDLSVYDIFGAAMAGATLVLPDPADHSPHAWLAAMVERGVTVWNSAPPLMQLLVDVARAEGVQLPALRLVMLSGDWISLSLPDDIRAIAPNAKVVSLGGATEASIWSIWYPIDAVDPKWRSIPYGRPMANQPWYVLDEQGHETPTWTTGQLHIGGVGLAQGYWGDPGKTAAAFVTHPATGERIYRTGDLGRLLPDGNIELIGRIDAQCKIQGHRVEPGEVEHVLAADPRVKDAVVLVAGEAKQKQLRAFVVLHEAAGPSEGESIRASLVDRLPSYLVPAQITVVASLPVTSNGKLDRGALLALAEPAAEAGVDYVAPRTELERTIVAVWKEVLGVETIGVEDDFFNLGGQSFTALRAVAALRSKTKLNLSLGGLIESRTVARLASLMTGQRLSNALVPLHPGAGPALFMVHPAGGSVAAYRDLARDLDRASFGLAASEPLPGTVEALAQGYVAAVRAAAPGPYTISGWSSGAVIALEMTAQLEAAGEKVAQLIVLDAPAPTDPPPGPVDDGTLQDWFREDTAGADLLATELHHVYPVFAQIVNACRSYQPPVVAADVALIRARDGRVSEYAEHPHEAVGDWGWSSRTRGRVATRVVAGTHHSLFSPQHRADVVAAVRELAR; translated from the coding sequence GTGAGCGCGCCCTCGTACGACGGGACCATCGCAGTGCCGGACGCCAGTCCCGGTCACGCCGACTTCCCTCTGACGGACATGCAACGCCTGCTGGTCGTCAGTGCCTCCGACGGCATGGAATATGCGCTGCATCCGCACCTCTACTTCGAGGTGGAGCGTCCCGGCCTGGACATCGATCGATTCGTTTCCGCGATCGCGCGCGTGATCGAGCGACACCGGCGCAACATCGTCGCCGTGACGCCGGAGCTGCGGCTGCGGCAGGTCGAAGAGGCGAGCGCGCCTCGCGTATCGGTCTGGGACCTGCGCGGGCTTTCCGAATTGGGAACACGCCAGGGGCTGATGCAGATCCGGCATCGGATGTCGCACCAGCCGCTGCCCATGGATCGCTGGCCGTGGCTCGACTTCCAGCTCACACGCTACGGCGACAGCGATGTCCGGCTGCACGTCAATTTCAGCAATCTGTTTCTCGATCAGTTTTCCGGGCTGCGCCTGCTGTCCGAGATCGAGCAGTACTACGCAAACCCGGATGTCGAACTTCCCGCCGACCAAGTGGGGATCGCGGAGGTGTCGCTCGCGCTGGCGCAGCGCCACGAGGCGGCCGATCGGGCGCGCGCCTATTGGACCGATCGCGTAGCGACGCTGCCGGCTCCGCCCGAACTGCCGCTCGTGCGCCTGCATGGAAACCCGGGCTTGAACCGGCGCCGGCTGGTGATCGACGCGGCGACCTGGGCCGCCTTCACCGCCGGCGTCGCCTTGCACGGCATGAGCCCGGTGACGGCCTTGCTCGCGGTGTACGGCGAGATCGTCGCCCGTTTCAGCGGGTCGCGCCATTTCATTCTCAATCAGATGATCACGCGCCGCCTGCTCAGGCGGATTCCGGGCGCCGAGTCGGTGCTCGGCAATCTCGGCGCGATCTATCCGCTCGAATTCGATTGGCGCGGTGCGGCCTCGCTGCTGGAACGGGCCCGCCGCCTGCAGGCGACCATCATCGGCGATCTCGGACGCACCGACTGGTCGGGGGTCGATGTGCTCGAGGCCTTGAACGCGCGCCACCATTCGCAAGGCCGGGCCGCGTGCCCGTTCGTGGTCTCGTCGGGCTTGGCCGGCGGGCCGCAGGAAGCGTTCGGCTACAGCAAGCTGGCGACGCCGCAAGTGTTGCTCGATCACCAGTTCTTCGCGCTTCGCGGCGACCGGGTCGAAATCGTCTGGGATGTCGTGGAAGCCGCGTTCCCGCCGGGTTTCATCGATGCGCTGTGCCATGCGCACGAAGCGCTGATCCGCAGCCTGGCCGCCGACCCGCAGGCGTGGACCGCGACGACCGCGCTGGTGGCGGCCCGCAGCCCGGCATCGCCGGTGGAAACCGGCCCGGCACGGCCGTTGCCGACGGGCCGCCTGTCGGACGGATTAAAGGCCGGAGCACGCGTCGCGCCGGAGCATCCGGCTGTCGTCTGCGGCGAGGAGGCGCTGAGCTATGGCGAACTGGCCGCGGCCGCCGAATCGTTGGCGAAGGTGTTGTGCGCCCACGGCGTCCGCCCCGGCGATCGGGTCGCGATCGTGCTGGCCAAGGGGGTTCCGCAGACGATCGCGGTCTATGCGGCCCTGCTCGCCGGTGCCGCGTACGTGCCGATCGATCCCGCGTGGCCGCAGCGGCGGATCGAGCAACTGGTGAACGACATCGGCGCGGCGGCCATCCTCGGCACCGAGGCGGGCCAATGCCCGGGCGTGCCCGTCATCGCGGTCCGCGGCCAGGCAGCGGCTGTCGCAGCGGCGGCCTGCGCCGGCACGCAGTTGCCTGCCGACCTCGATCCTTCCGCGCTGGCCTACGTCATCTACACCTCCGGCTCGACCGGGCAACCCAAGGGCGTCGCACTCGATCACCGCGGGCCGGTCAACACCATTCTCGACGTCAACGGCGAGTTCGGCATCGTTGCCGAAGACGTGCTGTTCGGCGTGTCCTCGCTGTCGTTCGACCTGTCGGTGTACGACATCTTCGGTGCGGCGATGGCGGGCGCGACGCTGGTGCTGCCCGATCCCGCCGACCACAGCCCGCACGCCTGGCTGGCGGCGATGGTCGAACGAGGCGTCACGGTGTGGAATTCGGCGCCTCCCTTGATGCAGCTGCTGGTCGACGTCGCGCGCGCCGAGGGCGTGCAGTTGCCCGCGCTGCGCCTGGTGATGCTGTCCGGCGACTGGATTTCGCTGTCCCTGCCCGACGACATCCGGGCGATCGCGCCGAATGCGAAGGTGGTGAGCCTGGGCGGCGCGACCGAGGCCTCGATCTGGTCGATCTGGTATCCCATCGATGCGGTAGACCCCAAGTGGCGCAGCATCCCCTACGGGCGGCCGATGGCGAACCAACCCTGGTACGTCCTCGACGAGCAGGGCCATGAGACGCCGACTTGGACCACCGGTCAGCTGCATATCGGCGGCGTCGGTCTCGCCCAGGGCTATTGGGGCGACCCGGGTAAAACCGCGGCGGCGTTCGTAACGCACCCGGCCACGGGCGAGCGCATCTACCGCACCGGCGACCTCGGCCGCTTGCTGCCCGACGGCAACATCGAGCTGATCGGGCGCATCGATGCGCAATGCAAGATCCAGGGGCATCGGGTCGAACCCGGCGAAGTCGAGCACGTGTTGGCGGCCGATCCGCGGGTCAAGGACGCCGTCGTGCTGGTGGCCGGCGAGGCCAAGCAGAAGCAGCTGCGCGCGTTCGTGGTGCTGCACGAAGCGGCAGGCCCCAGCGAAGGCGAGTCCATCCGCGCCAGCCTGGTGGACCGGCTGCCCAGCTATCTGGTCCCGGCGCAGATCACGGTCGTGGCGAGCCTGCCGGTCACCTCGAACGGCAAGCTCGACCGCGGCGCGCTGCTCGCGCTCGCCGAACCCGCCGCCGAAGCCGGTGTGGACTATGTCGCGCCGCGCACCGAGCTGGAGCGCACGATCGTCGCGGTGTGGAAAGAAGTGCTGGGCGTCGAGACCATCGGCGTCGAAGACGATTTCTTCAACCTCGGCGGGCAGTCGTTCACCGCATTGCGTGCGGTCGCCGCGCTTCGCTCGAAAACCAAGCTCAACCTGTCTCTCGGCGGGCTGATCGAGTCGCGCACCGTCGCGCGCCTGGCCAGCCTGATGACCGGGCAGCGGCTGTCCAACGCCCTGGTGCCGCTGCACCCCGGCGCCGGGCCGGCGCTGTTCATGGTGCATCCGGCCGGCGGATCGGTCGCGGCTTACCGCGACCTGGCGCGCGATCTGGACCGCGCCAGTTTCGGGCTCGCGGCGAGCGAGCCGCTGCCCGGCACCGTGGAAGCGCTGGCGCAGGGGTATGTGGCCGCGGTCCGCGCCGCGGCGCCGGGCCCGTACACGATCTCCGGCTGGTCGTCGGGGGCGGTGATCGCGCTGGAGATGACCGCGCAGCTCGAGGCGGCGGGGGAAAAGGTGGCGCAGTTGATCGTGCTCGATGCGCCCGCGCCGACCGATCCGCCGCCCGGCCCGGTCGACGACGGCACCTTGCAGGACTGGTTCCGCGAGGACACCGCCGGCGCCGACCTGCTGGCCACCGAGCTGCATCATGTCTATCCGGTGTTCGCGCAGATCGTGAATGCCTGCCGCAGCTATCAGCCGCCGGTGGTGGCGGCGGACGTCGCGCTGATCCGGGCCCGCGACGGGCGGGTCAGCGAGTATGCGGAGCATCCGCACGAGGCCGTGGGCGATTGGGGCTGGTCGTCGCGCACCCGCGGCAGGGTGGCCACGCGGGTGGTCGCCGGCACCCACCATAGCCTGTTCAGTCCGCAGCACCGCGCCGACGTGGTGGCCGCCGTTCGGGAGCTCGCCCGATGA
- a CDS encoding H-NS histone family protein yields MKIDIETLSLAQLESLLIAAERRKRLLSSRRSIASVRRKVIALAAQHGYTIEELYGDKPVAAAAVKKRTTRRKTGKVAPKYRDPDNKRNTWSGRGRMPRWLAQKTKHGRSATDFLIPGLAKPTASKSSSIGRRTLIKQR; encoded by the coding sequence ATGAAAATCGATATCGAAACGCTCAGCCTGGCGCAACTGGAGTCCCTGTTGATCGCCGCGGAACGGCGCAAGCGCTTGCTCTCCAGCCGCCGCTCCATCGCCTCGGTACGTCGCAAAGTGATCGCGCTCGCCGCTCAGCACGGTTACACGATCGAGGAACTCTACGGGGACAAGCCGGTGGCCGCGGCGGCGGTCAAGAAGCGGACGACACGGCGAAAGACGGGCAAGGTGGCTCCCAAGTACCGCGACCCGGACAACAAGCGCAACACCTGGTCGGGCCGCGGGCGGATGCCGCGATGGCTGGCCCAGAAGACCAAGCACGGCCGCAGCGCCACCGACTTCCTGATCCCCGGCCTGGCCAAGCCCACCGCAAGCAAGAGCAGTTCGATAGGCCGACGGACGCTGATCAAGCAGCGCTGA
- a CDS encoding alpha/beta hydrolase, which translates to MRGKAEERLARCDRCAQRRVRPRQAPPSGGLYSVRIGAPGIGYANSFSVAFISKRCTGGIGADAPPSDAPLPIPRARAPGKRFDDAPRLRELSPMSAIDRFPALGAWRDAGEFVTVRGRRIYCRRDGAGPRLLLIHGFPTSSLDWAPIWPMLTSRFEVLTFDLLGLGFSAKPRGHRYRVSEQADLAEAVAHHYGWNAAFVLAHDYGDTVAQELLARSDQNPAHAALRVLRLCLLNGGLFPETHRARLIQRLLASPLGPGLVGLMSRRSFARSLNALFSPARPLGETAIDEYWALLQHEQGLHAVPSLLGYMAERRRERSRWVGALQTTETPLRLICGALDPVSGLHMSQRYRQLVPRADVVLLDDVGHFPQLEDPDSVFAAAAAFFIGDDERTGG; encoded by the coding sequence GTGCGCGGGAAGGCTGAGGAGCGCCTGGCGCGCTGCGATCGGTGTGCGCAACGGCGAGTACGCCCGCGCCAGGCACCGCCATCCGGCGGTCTATACTCTGTTCGCATCGGGGCCCCGGGCATCGGCTATGCGAACAGCTTCAGCGTCGCCTTCATTTCAAAGCGCTGTACCGGCGGAATCGGCGCCGATGCCCCGCCATCCGACGCTCCGCTTCCGATACCTCGCGCGCGGGCACCGGGAAAGCGTTTCGACGACGCGCCACGGTTGCGCGAGCTGTCGCCCATGAGCGCGATCGACCGCTTCCCCGCACTGGGCGCCTGGCGGGATGCCGGCGAATTCGTCACCGTCCGCGGCCGTCGCATCTACTGCCGTCGCGACGGAGCGGGGCCGCGACTGCTGCTGATTCACGGCTTCCCGACCAGCAGCCTGGATTGGGCGCCGATATGGCCGATGCTGACCTCGCGCTTCGAGGTGCTGACCTTCGATCTGCTGGGCCTGGGGTTTTCCGCCAAGCCTCGCGGCCATCGTTACCGCGTGAGCGAGCAGGCGGATCTGGCCGAAGCGGTCGCGCATCATTACGGCTGGAACGCCGCCTTCGTACTCGCCCACGATTATGGCGATACGGTGGCGCAGGAATTGCTCGCCCGAAGCGATCAGAACCCCGCGCACGCCGCGTTGCGCGTCCTGCGCTTGTGCCTGCTCAACGGCGGATTGTTTCCGGAAACCCATCGCGCTCGACTGATCCAGCGTTTGCTCGCTTCGCCGCTCGGGCCTGGGTTGGTCGGGTTGATGAGCCGCCGCAGCTTCGCGCGCAGCCTCAACGCGTTGTTCTCGCCTGCTCGCCCGCTCGGCGAGACGGCTATCGACGAATACTGGGCGTTGCTGCAGCACGAACAAGGCCTGCACGCGGTGCCGTCGCTGCTCGGGTACATGGCCGAACGCCGGCGCGAACGAAGCCGCTGGGTCGGTGCGCTGCAAACGACCGAGACCCCTTTGCGCCTGATTTGCGGCGCGCTCGATCCGGTCAGCGGATTGCACATGTCCCAACGCTATCGGCAACTCGTTCCGCGCGCGGATGTCGTGCTGCTGGACGATGTCGGCCATTTCCCGCAGCTGGAAGACCCGGACAGCGTCTTCGCCGCGGCCGCAGCCTTCTTCATCGGCGACGACGAACGGACCGGCGGGTAA
- a CDS encoding NAD(P)/FAD-dependent oxidoreductase — protein MSSSSASSDSSELPADIDVVVIGAGQAGLAVGQTLKQAGVNFVILDAANELGVSWINRWDSLQLFTSARFCGLPGLPFPGDPDRYPAKDEVPHYFRTYAATFELPVHLGQRVVSVQRSDGGFAVTTSTGRISARQVVAAVGAFQTPVVPEFSRRLAPSVTQLHSHAYRNPEQLPAGKVAVVGSANSGLQIATELSHSREVVVCRGRKQPRLPQRILGRDAFWWLSKSGLLRLPTNTPLARRLAMPDPVVGTKIDELARSVGFAERAVDADGAQLVTADGQRIEASTVLWATGYRNDWSWLSPELRGADGQPEHNAGIGASGLHFVGLYRMRNRGSALLGFVGRDAQRVGAAVARRARR, from the coding sequence ATGTCCAGTTCGAGCGCATCTTCCGACAGCAGCGAACTCCCCGCCGACATCGACGTCGTCGTGATCGGCGCAGGACAGGCCGGCCTCGCCGTCGGCCAGACGCTCAAGCAAGCGGGCGTGAACTTCGTCATTCTCGACGCCGCGAACGAACTCGGCGTGTCCTGGATCAATCGCTGGGATTCCTTGCAGCTGTTCACGTCCGCGCGGTTTTGCGGTCTGCCCGGGCTGCCGTTCCCCGGCGATCCGGACCGATACCCGGCCAAGGACGAAGTGCCGCACTACTTCCGGACCTACGCCGCGACGTTCGAGCTGCCGGTGCATCTCGGCCAGCGGGTGGTTTCGGTGCAGCGCTCCGACGGCGGCTTCGCGGTGACCACGTCGACCGGCCGCATCAGCGCGCGCCAGGTCGTCGCCGCGGTCGGCGCGTTCCAGACGCCGGTCGTCCCCGAGTTTTCCCGGCGGCTTGCGCCGTCGGTCACCCAGCTGCATTCGCACGCGTACCGCAATCCCGAGCAGCTCCCCGCCGGCAAGGTCGCGGTCGTCGGCTCGGCCAACTCGGGCCTGCAGATCGCCACCGAGCTGTCGCACAGTCGCGAGGTGGTGGTTTGCCGAGGCCGCAAGCAGCCGCGGCTGCCGCAGCGGATACTCGGGCGCGATGCGTTCTGGTGGTTGTCCAAGTCCGGCCTCCTGCGCCTGCCGACCAACACGCCCCTGGCGCGGCGCTTGGCGATGCCCGATCCGGTCGTCGGCACGAAGATCGACGAGCTCGCGCGCAGTGTCGGTTTCGCCGAGCGGGCGGTGGACGCCGATGGCGCGCAGTTGGTCACCGCCGACGGCCAGCGGATCGAGGCATCGACCGTGCTGTGGGCCACCGGCTACCGCAACGACTGGTCCTGGCTGAGCCCCGAACTGCGCGGCGCGGACGGCCAGCCCGAGCACAATGCGGGCATCGGCGCGTCCGGCCTGCACTTCGTCGGCCTGTACCGGATGCGCAACCGCGGCTCGGCGCTGCTGGGCTTCGTCGGCCGCGACGCGCAACGCGTCGGCGCGGCCGTCGCGCGCCGCGCCCGGCGCTGA